Below is a genomic region from Demequina sp..
GCGCTTTGCTACACTTGATGAGCCCTCGCGGGCGGTTGGCTGCTGCTCCCGCGACAACACACAGATCTTTTGGCATACGGACACGCATGCGCGCGTCCACCACGATTAAGGACATCATGACCTCAGTACAGAAGGCTCGCCGCCAGGTTCGCCTGTCGCGCAGCCTCGGCATCGCCCTGACGCCCAAGGCCGTCAAGCACTTCGAGAAGCGCCCTTACCCCCGGGTGAGCACGGCCGCACCGCGCGCCGCAAGGAAAGTGACTACGCCGTTCGTCTGCGCGAGAAGCAGCGCCTGCGCGCACAGTACGGCCTGCGCGAGAAGCAGATGACCTCTACCTACGCGGAGGCCAAGAAGGAGTCCGGCCTGACCGGTGAGGCGTTCGTCGAGCTGCTGGAGATGCGCCTGGACGCGCTCGTGCTGCGCGCCGGCTTCGCCCGCACCATCCTGCAGGCCCGCCAGACGGTGCTGCACCGCCACATCCTCGTTGACGGCAAGATCGTGGACCGCCCGTCGTTCCGCGTGACCCCCGGCCAGACGATTCAGATCAAGCCCAAGGCCGTGACCCTCGAGCCCTACATGGCCGCCGCCGCCGGCGCGCACCGTGATGTGCTGCCCGAGGTTCCCGACTACCTCGACGTGACGCTCGAGAAGCTCACCGCCAAGCTGGTGCGCCGCCCCAAGCGCGCCGAGGTGCCCGTCACGTGTGACGTGCAGCTCGTCGTCGAGTACTACGCACGCTAGTAGGGTTTACTAGCCACAAGCTATCGCCGCCGAACCCAGGCTCACGCTTAGGGTTCGGCGGCGTCGCTGTATCAGGAGGAGATGAACAATGCGTACGGCCGACATCCGTCAGCGCTGGCTGGACTACTTCGAGTCCAACGGTCACGCCGTCGTGCCTTCGGCATCGCTCATCTCACCGGACCCGAGCCTGCTGTTCACAGTTGCCGGCATGGTGCCGTTCATCCCGTACATGACGGGCGAGCAGCAGCCGCCGTGGCCGCGCGCCACGAGCGTGCAGAAGTGCATCCGCACGCCTGACATCGAAGAGGTCGGCAAGACCACGCGCCACGGCACGTTCTTCCAGATGAACGGCAACTTCTCGTTCGGCGACTACTTCAAAGAGGGCGCGATCACGTACGCGTGGGACCTCGTCACGGGCTCGGAGGCCGACGGCAAGTACGGCTTCAACGCGGATGACGTCTGGGTGACGGTGTACGAGGACGACGACGAGGCGGCCACGCTGTGGCGCGAGATCGCGGGCCTGCCAGACGAGCGCATTCAGCGCCGCGGCATGAAGGACAACTTCTGGTCCACGGGCCAGCCCGGCCCCGCGGGACCGTGCAGCGAGATCTACATCGACCGCGGCAAGGAGTTCGGCCTTGATGGCGGCCCCGTGGTGGACGAGGACCGCTACATCGAGATCTGGAACCTCGTCTTCATGCAGTTCCAGCGCGGCGCGGGCGAGAAGGAGAATTTCCCGATCCTCGGCGAGCTGCGTCAGAAGAACATCGACACCGGCCTGGGCCTTGAGCGCGTCGCGTACCTCAAGCAGGGCGTCGCGAACATGTACGAGATTGACGAGGTCATCCCCGTCATCCGCAAGGCGGAGGAGTTGAGCGGCCGCACCTACGGCGGCAACCTCGGTGTCAACAGTCACACCGACGACGTCTGGATGCGCGTGGTCGCCGACCACGTCCGCTCGAGCCTCATGCTCATCGGCGACGGCGTGGTGCCCGGCAACGAGGGCCGCGGCTACGTGCTGCGCCGACTGTTCCGCCGCAGCCTCCGGGCCATGCGCCTGCTTGGCGTCGACGACGCCGTGATGCCGGAACTCCTCACCACGAGCCGCGATGCCATGAGCCCGTCGTATCCCGAGCTGGCGGCGGACTTCGAGCGCATCAGCGCGATCGCGTACACCGAAGAGGACGCGTTCCGCCGCACGCTCGCGAACGGCACGGTCATCCTCGACACCGCCGTCGCCAACGCCAAGAAGCATGGCGCCAAGACGCTCCCCGGCAGCGACGTCTTCCAGCTCCACGACACCTACGGCTTCCCGTACGACCTCACGCTCGAAATGGCCGCGGAACAAGGCCTCAGCATTGATGAGGCGGGTTTCCGCTCGCTCATGCAGGAGCAGAAGGACCGCGCGCGGGCCGACGCCAAGGCCAAGAAGGGCGGGCACGCGGACACCGCGATCTACCAGGACCTGCTCGAGACGGGCGCGACTCACTTCCGCGGCTACGACGAGCTCCAGGCGGGCGCCGAGGTGGTCGCGATCATCAAGGACGGCGTGACGGTTCCCGTGGCGAGCGCGGGGGAGACCGTGGAGGTCGTGCTGAACGAGACCCCGTTCTACGCGGAGTCCGGCGGCCAGGACGCGGACACGGGCACCATTCGCGGTCAGCACGCCACGCTCAACGTCATCGACGTCCAGAAGCCCGTTAAGGACCTCATCGTCCACACCGTGATGGTGGAGGAGGGCGAGATCGCGCAGGGCGACAAGGTCTCCGCAGAGGTGGACCCCGTGAATCGCCGCGACGCGAGCCGCGCGCACTCGGCCACGCACCTCATCCACGCCGCGATCCACGAGACGCTCGGGAAGACCGCGAACCAGGCGGGCTCGTACAACAAGCCCGGCTACATGCGCCTCGACTTCTCCTGGACGCAGCCCGTGAGCGTGGACGCGCGCGCGGACATCGAGGGCATCGCGAACCGCGCGATCCGCGAGAACCTACCCGTCCAGACCACGATCATGGGGCTCGACGAGGCCAAGGCGCTTGGCGCGATGGCGCTGTTCGGCGAGAAGTACGGCGATCGCGTGCGCGTGGTCGAGATCGGCGGCCCCTTCAGCCGCGAGCTATGCGCGGGCACCCACGTGGGCGCCTCGAGCGAGATCGGGCTGCTGAGCGTCACCGGCGAGGGTTCCGTAGGCTCCGGAGCGCGCCGCATCGAGGCTCTCGTGGGGGCCGACGCGTTCAAGCACCTCGCGGCCGAGCGCGCCATCGTCAGCGAGCTCAGCTCGAGCCTCAAGACCCAGCCGCACGACCTCGTTGGGCGCATCGAGTCCCTCGTGAGCCGCCTCGCGGCCACGGAGAAGAAGCTTGCCGCGTTCGAGCAGCAGGCCGCGCTGCGCGCCGGCGAGACCCTCGCCGCCGGCGCCACCAGCCTCAACGGCGTGAGGGCCGTGGTCGCCGTGGCGGACGGCGCCACTGGTGACACGCTGCGCACCTCGCGCTGGACGTCCGCGCGCGCCTCGGCGATGCGGAGCCGGTGGTTGTGGCGCTCTTCAACGCGTCCGACCGTCCAAGCGTGGTTGTCGCGACCAACGCTGCGGCCCGCGACAAGGGCTTCTCCGCCGGCGATCTCGTCAAGGCGGCGAGCCAGGTCCTCGGCGGCGGTGGCGGTGGCAAGCCGGATGTCGCACAGGGAGGCGGCGCGGACGTCGCCAAGGTGCCCGACGCTGTGGCGGCTATCGAGCGCACCATCCAGGGGCGTGGCTAACGAGGCATGGATAGGGAGTTCGGCTTGGCGTCGACGTCGGATCCGTGCGGATCGGCGTCGCGGCAAGTGACCCCGAGGGCATCATGGCGTTCCCCGTCGAAACCGTGCCTGCAGGGGAAGGCGACGCTGCGCGCGTAGCCGCCATAGCGTCGGACCGGCAGGCGACCGCGATCTTCGTGGGCCTGCCCAAGACGCTCAAGGGAGCGGATGGCGCGAGCGCGGCGATGGCCGAGGAGTTTGCGAGGAGACTTGCGGAACTCACCAGCGCCGACGTTCGTTTGATCGATGAGCGTTTCTCGAGCGTCACGGCTTCGCGCGCCCTCACGGGTGCGGGGAGGTCGGCCAAGAAGCAGCGCCAGGTCATTGACCAGGCGGCCGCGGTGGTGATCCTCGAGAGCGCACTAGACGTAGACAGACGAGGGAATCTGGGTATTGTGACCAAGGGGATTCCGCACGAGGGAAACGATGACTGACCTCTTTGAGGCTGAGACCGCCACGACCACGACGCTCGACTTGCGTCGGTTGCAGCGCAACAAGCGCCGCGCAACCCGCCGCAAGTGGACCCTCGTGGTCTCTGCTGTCGCCATCGTGATCTTCGCTCTCGGCGCGTCCGTCGCCTACAACTTCGTCGGCACGTTCGAGGGTTCGAGCAACGAGATCGCCGACTACGACGGCACGGGGCAGGGCACGCTCCAGGTGGTCGTGCAATCGGGAGACACGGGATCAGACATCGCCACGACGCTCGTCGACTCCGGCGTGGTCGCGTCGCGGGCGGCGTTCCTCCAGGAGTGGAACTCCAACCCTGACTCCCAGTCGGTGGTTCCCGGCTACTACTGGATGCACCGTGAGATGAAGGCCGAGTACGCGCTGCAGTCTCTGCTGGACCCAAGCAACCGCGACGTCCGCAACCTGACGATCCCTGAGGGGCTCACCAAGGCGCAGACCTACGAGAAGATCGCCTCGATCACCGCGACGTCGGTCGATGCGGTCGAGGCCGCGGCCAAGGACACGGACGCGCTGGGCCTTCCCGCGATCGCGAAGGGCGATCTCGAGGGGCTGGCTGGCGCCCGCGACGTATGAATTCGACCCTGATGTGACGCCTGCCATCGTCCTCAAGCGGATGGTCGCTCAGACCATCCAGAGGCTCGACGACGCTGGCGTCGAGGAAGGGAACCGCGAGAAGGTGCTGAACATCGCATCGCTCGTGGAGCGCGAGGCGAAGCTCGACGAGGACCGTCCCAAGGTCGCGTCCGTCATCTACAACCGCCTCAAGCAGGACATGATGCTCCAGCTCGATGCGACGCTCAAGTACCACCTCAAGGACGCGGGCGCAACGCTCACCGCCGACCAGCTCAAGTCCGATGACCCGTACAACACGTACACCCACGCCGGGCTCCCGCCGGGCCCCATCGCGAGCCCCGGCGTCGAGTCCATCGACGCCGCAGTCAACCCGGCGAAGACCAAGTACATCTTCTACGTGACGGTCAACCTCGACACCGGCAAGACCAAGTACGCGGAGGACTACCCCACCTTCTTGAAGTACAAGAAGGAGTACCAGAAGTGGGCCAAGGCGAACGGCTGAGCGGTTCGTGATTGAGTCACGCCGCGCGGCCGTCCTCGGCCACCCGATCGCCCATTCGCTGTCGCCGGTGCTGCACCGCGCCGCGTACAAGGCGCTCGGCATCCCGTGGCACTACGACGCGGTAGACGTTGAGGCAGGATCCCTCGAGGCCTTCATCTCGCAGATGGGACCGGAGTGGGCGGGGCTGTCGCTCACGATGCCGCTCAAGGTTGAGGCCGTGCCCCTTATGGACTTCATGGAGCCCATGGCGAAGATCGTGGGCGCGGTCAACACCGTGCTCGTGCAGCGCTTCGCCGACCAGCGCCACCTCGTTGGCGCCAACACGGACGTTCACGGAATCGTGGCCGCACTGCGCGACTCCGGCGTTTCCTCGGCGGCCACCGGCGTGATCATCGGCGGGGGCGCGACCGCGACCTCCGCGATGGCCGCTCTCGGCCAGCTCGGCGTCACGGCGCCGGTGGTCGCCGTCCGGGATCGCGCGCGCGCCGGCGCCCTCATGCGTGCCGCCACCAAGATGGGTGTCACCGTGCGGTTCGCGGACCTTGCGGAGGCGCCCGCCCTCCTCGCCGCGACGGACGTGGCCGTCTCCACCATCCCGGCCGACGCCGGGGCCGCCATTGGCGCCCAGCTCGCCACAGCGTCGGGCACCTTGCTTGACGTTGTCTACTCGCCGCTCGTGACGCCCCTTGGCGCCGCGTGGGGGGCCGCCGGGGGGAACCGTGTTGGGGGAGAGCAGATGCTGCTCCACCAGGCGGCGGAGCAAGTGCGCCTCATGACGGGCCGCGAAGCGCCGATAGAGGACATGCGGACGGCGATGCGGGCCGTGTTGAATACCTAACACCGAGGTGTTTCCCGGCTCAGCCCGCTGATACCGTCCCATCCGTACCGAATTGGTGCGTTTCGGGTTTGCGGGCTGAGGGAGTCTCCGTGAAGCAACTGGGTTCCATCCTCCTGGAGAGCGGTGCGCTCACCGAGGACCAGTTGATGGATGCCATCGACGAGCAACAGAGTCGTGGGCAGACGCTCGGCCGCACCCTCGTGGAGCTCGGGATCATCAGCGAGACTCAGCTTGTTCGCGCTCTCGCCAGCCAAGTGGGGATGGAGTTCGTCGAGCTCGGCGAGTACCCCGTTGACCGCGCCGCGATCGCCTTGGTTCCCGGCGCCGTGTGCCGCCGCCACAACGCCATTCCGGTGAGCATGACCGACGGAGTGCTCCGGATCGCGATGTCCAACCCTGGCAACGTGGTCGCCGTTGACGACTTCCGCACGCTGACCCGCATGCCGGTCGAGCCCGTTGTGGCGACCTATGACGACGTGGTGCAGGCGATCGACCGCTACTGCCGCGCCGACACCGAGCTCGAGGGCCTGCAGGAGGAGATGGAGCAGGACCAGGCGGGGGCCGCCGACCTCGAGTCGCTCGACTTCGGCTCAGCGGCCGAGGATGACGCGCCGATCGTGCGCTTCGTCAACCTGCTCATCACGCAGGCCGTGCAGGACCGTGCTTCCGATATTCACATCGAGCCGACCGAGGCCGACCTCACGGTGCGGTACCGCATCGACGGCGTGCTCCACGAGATGCAGCGCGCCCCCAAGGCCATCGCCGCCGGCGTGACGTCTCGCCTCAAGATCATGTCGGACATCGACATCGCCGAGCGTCGCAAGCCGCAGGATGGTCGCCTCTCGGTGAACCACCAGGGCCGCAAGATCGACCTTCGCGTGGCGACCCTGCCCACGGTGTGGGGCGAGAAGGTCGTCATGCGTATCCTCGACAACTCGACGGCAACGCTGGACCTCGCCGACCTTGGTCTGCGCGAGAACAACTACGCCGCGTACTCCGAGTCCTTCACCAAGCCCTACGGCATGATCCTCGTGACCGGGCCCACGGGTTCCGGGAAGTCGACCACGCTGTACGCGACGCTCAACCAGGTGGCGCGCCCTGAGATCAACGTGATCACGGTCGAGGACCCCGTGGAGTACCGCCTTCCGGGCATCAACCAGGTGCAGGTGAACCCCAAGGCCGGCCTCACGTTCGCGTCCGCGCTGCGCTCGATTCTGCGTTCCGACCCCGACGTAGTGCTCCTCGGTGAGATCCGCGACCACGAGACCGCGCAGATCGCCATCGAGGCGGCCCTCACCGGCCACCTCGTGCTCTCGACGCTCCACACGAACGACGCCCCCTCGGCGATGACACGCCTCACCGAGATGGGGATTGAGCCGTTCCTCGTGGGTTCCGCGGTTGACTGCGTGGTGGCCCAGCGCCTCGCGCGCCGCCTGTGCCAGCACTGCTCCGAGGAGCAGGAGGTCACCCCGGATCAGCTGCCCAAGGCGCTGAACTTCCCCGCGGACCAAACCGTGCCGACGCTGCGCAAGGCCGTTGGGTGCCAGCGCTGCTCGAACACGGGCTACCGCGGCCGTGTGGCGCTGCACGAGATCATGCAGGTGGACGAGTCGATCGAGCGCCTCACGGTGGGTCACGCTTCGACCGCCGAGATCCTCCGCGCGGCGCAGGCGAACGGCATGGAGACGCTGCTCCAGGACGGCTGGGCAAAGGTCCAGGACGGCGTCACGTCGCTCGAAGAGCTCTTCAGGGTGGTGAAGTGACGATGCACGCCTTCAGCACCTCCATCCTCGCGCCGATACACGAGGCGTCCCACGTCGATGCCAAGGGAGGGCCGCGCCCATGACCTTCAGTTCCGAACCGTTCGCCGGTGCCCCCGGCGTGGTCCAGCAGCCGCTGCAGCCTGCGCCGCAGGTCGCGGGCCAGTGGGCCCCCGCCGCGCCCGAGCAGCCCGTTGCCGAAGCGCCGGCGCCCGCTCAGGCGGCGCCAGCCCCAGCGTCGGCCGCTCCCGCTCAGCCCGCCGCTCCTGCTCAGCCTGCCGCGCCCGCCCGCGCCACCGCGCCCGGCTCGCGCATCGGCATGAGCCAAGAGCGCCACGACGACGACATCGACATCAACACGGCGCTCCGTCAGATGATCGCGCTCGGCGCCTCCGACCTTCACCTCACGGCAGGTTCGCCACCCATGGTGCGCCTCGACGGCCAGCTGGCTGGCCTGTCCGACTACGAGCGGCTCAAGCCGGACGGTCTGCAGCGCTCGCTGTACACGATTCTCACGCAAGCGCAGCGGGAGAAGTTCGAAGAGGACCTCGAGCTCGACTTCTCGCACGCCCTAGTTGGCGAGTCTCGCTTCCGCGTGAACATGTACCGCCAGCGCGACGCCGTTGGTGCCGTCTTCCGCCAGATCCCGTACGAGATCAAGCCGCTCGAGGACCTCGGCATCCCGGCTGCGGTCTCTGGCTTCGCACAGTTGCCTCGTGGACTCGTGCTCGTCACCGGCCCCACCGGCTCCGGAAAGTCCACCACGCTCGCATCGCTCATCGACCTCGCCAACCGCTCGCGCGCCGCGCACATCGTCACGGTAGAGGACCCCATCGAGTTCCTGCACCGCCACAAGCGCTGCCTGGTCAACCAGCGCGAGGTGGGCACGGACACGCACTCGTTCGGCAACGCGCTGCGTCACGTACTGCGCCAGGACCCGGACATCATCCTCATCGGTGAGCTCCGCGACCTCGAGACCATCTCCGTTGCGCTCACCGCCGCGGAGACCGGCCACCTCGTGTTCGCGACACTGCACACGCAGGACGCGGCGCAGACCATCGACCGCATCATCGACGTCTTCCCCGCAGAGCAACAGGGCCAGGTGCGCACGCAGCTGGGCACCGCAATCCAGGGTGTTGTCTGCCAGGCGCTGCTTCGCCGCGCCGACGGGCCTGGACGTGCGGTGGCCGTGGAGGTCATGCTCGCGACGCCCGCCATCCGCAACCTCATCCGCGATGGCAAGACCCACCAGATCTACACCGCGCTGCAGGCCGGCGCGTCGATGGGCATGCAATCCATGGACCAGCACCTTGCGGAACTCGTCAAGTCCGGTGTCGTCGGCTACGACTCGGCCCGCGAAGTGTGCCGCTCCGTCGAAGAGTTCAACCGGCTCTGTGGCCGCATCGGATCGGTGGCGTAGTCATGGCAACTGCAACCAAGACGTTTAACTTCATCGCTCGCGACGCGAGCGGCAACACCGTCAAGGACGTCATGACGGGCTCTTCGGAGCAGGCCGTCGCGTCGCGCCTGCGCGAGCGCGGGCTTACCCCAGTCTCCGTAACCGCGCCGCCCAACTCCGGTCTCAACATGGAGATCAAGATTCCGGGCATGAGCGACAAGATCGGCCTCAAAGATGTGGCGATCATGTCCCGCCAGTTGGCGACAATGATCAACTCCGGGTTGTCGTTGCTGCGTGCGCTCATGATCCTCGTGGAGCAGACCGAGAACAAGGCGCTCGCCGCGGTGCTCACGGACGTCCGCTCTGGAGGTGGAGACGGGCCGTTCGTTCTCCTCGGCGCTCGCCAAGCACCCCAAGGTGTTCCCTCCCATCATGATCAACATGGTCAAGGCCGGCGAGATTGGCGGCTTCCTTGACCGGGCGCTGATCTCGCTCGCGGAGAACTTTGAGAAGGAAGTGGCGCTGCGGGGCAAGATCAAGTCCGCGATGGCGTATCCCATCGTCGTGTTCGTGATCGCGATCGTCGCCGCCACGGCCATGCTCCTGTTCATCATTCCAGTGTTCGGCAACATGTTTTCAACACTGGGCGGTTCGCTGCCAGCTCCCACGCGCTTCCTGATGGCGCTCTCAGACTTCCTCAAGATCGCGATCGTTCCCATCATCCTGCTGCTCATCGTGTTCGCATGGTGGTGGGCGCGCCACAAGAACGACCGCAAGGTGCGCGAGTTCCTCGACCCCATCAAGTTGAAGATGCCCGTGTTCGGCAACCTCAACAAGAAGATCGCCCTCTCGCGCTTCTCGCGCAACCTGAGCGCCATGCTCGGCGCGGGCGTACCGATCCTGCAGGCCCTTGACATCGTTGGCGAGGCCAGCGGCAACACCGTGGTGGAGGAGGCGACCAAAGAGGTCATGGACGCGGTCCGCAAGGGCCGCTCAATCACGGCGCCCCTGCAGTCGAGCCCCGTGTTCCCGCCCATGATGGCGCAGATGATGGCCGTTGGTGAGGACACCGGTGCGCTCGACGACATGCTGTCCAAAATCGCCGACTTCTACGACCAAGAAGTCGAGTCAACCACCGACCAGCTCACCAGCCTCATCGAGCCGCTCATGATCCTCTTCGTCGGAATCATGGTCGGCGGAATGGTCATCACGATGTACCTGCCCATGTTCTCGATCTACAACCAGATCGGGTAGCACGGGCTCCTTCATAACTCCATAGGCAGACACAAGTTTCACTTCGGTGAGAGCTCCACCGCCCAGGTGGCGGGGGAGCAGCAGCAGAAGTGTGGTGAGCCCCGCCGGGGCGAGCCGAACTCCGCCCTCTAGCGGCGGTTAACAAGGCGACACCCGTCGCCGGAATCAGAAACAAGACAAAGGAGAACGAGCATGATCGCTCGCATTCACAAGTCCCTCGAGAAGAAGGACAAGGGCTTCACCCTTATCGAGCTTCTCGTCGTCATCATCATCATCGGCATCCTTGCCGCGATCGCCATCCCGGTGTTCCTCAACCAGCGCAAGAAGGCTGTTGACGCCGGCATCAAGTCCGACCTTCGTTCGATCGCGAACGAGCTCGAGTCCTACTACGTGGACAACCAGGCGTACCCCGCCTCGATCACCACGTCGGGCTCCACGATCACGGTTGGCACGGGCGGCGGCACGGTGACGAAGTCGAACGTCAACACCACCTACACCTACACCCCCGCCACCGATCGGTACACCGTGAAGGGGCAGAACTCCGGGCAGGGTACGGGCAAGACCTACGTCTACGACTCGGCCAACGGCGGTCTCGCCGACTAAGTTCGGCGCCGACCACCGAGGTCAGTGGGTGGGGGCGGGTCTTCGGGCCCGCCTCCACCCCACAGCATTTCCTTTATTGAGGGAGAGGGGAGCAAGCATGGACCAGGCGACCAACGCGTCGAACGGTGTCATCCGGTCGCGCGACGAGGGCTTCACCCTTGTCGAGGTCATCATGGCTCTCGTCCTCCTCGGCATGATCGCGATGGCGTCATTGGGGGTGTTCCTCAAAGGCATGAGCACCATCACCCATGTGCAGCGCCAGCAAGCAGCAGTGGCTGTCGCCAACTCCGCCATGGACGTGGCGCGTTCCGTTTCGCCTGGTGCGGTCAACGCAGCCGGCACCATCGGTGTGGTCAAGGGGCGCTCGGCGTCCGCCGTTAACACGGTGTGGACCGATGCGACCACCAAGAACGCCTCCGACACCGTCGACATGACCGCTGCCTCGGACCCGACCACAGGCCTTACCGCTGCTGACCAGTGGGTTCCGGTTCGCACCACGCAGCGTGTCGACAACGTGACCTACACCGTAGATACGCTGGTGGGAACGTGTTACCGCCTCCGCGCCGCGTCTTCCGTGAGCCAGGACTGCGTGCGATTCGACACCCCGCCTTCAGGAACCACATACGCGCAGATGTACCGCATCCGCGTGGTAGTCCGCTGGGACGAGAGTTCCAATGGTTCAAAGCCCCAGACGTATCGGATGTCCACACTGATTGATCCCACGGCCGACGCCACGTGGAACACGGTCCTCCTGCCATACGCGTACGACGACGAGTTCACGGTCGCCGCTCGCTCTGGTACGACGTACCACGCGGTCGTGGCGAACGACGCAGTCGACTACGACGAGTCGGGCACCACGAGTGCGATCAGGAATCTCTCCGGGGTGAGCCCAAGCAGTGGTGGCTTCACCGTTGCCGCCAGCAGCGCATCGGGCCAGGTGGGCGGCGTGCTGTTCACCGCGCCCACCTCCGGCACCGTCTCCGGCACCGTCACGTTCACCTACAAGGTAGAGGGCACGAGCGGCGAG
It encodes:
- the ruvX gene encoding Holliday junction resolvase RuvX, which codes for MRIGVAASDPEGIMAFPVETVPAGEGDAARVAAIASDRQATAIFVGLPKTLKGADGASAAMAEEFARRLAELTSADVRLIDERFSSVTASRALTGAGRSAKKQRQVIDQAAAVVILESALDVDRRGNLGIVTKGIPHEGNDD
- a CDS encoding endolytic transglycosylase MltG; translation: MTDLFEAETATTTTLDLRRLQRNKRRATRRKWTLVVSAVAIVIFALGASVAYNFVGTFEGSSNEIADYDGTGQGTLQVVVQSGDTGSDIATTLVDSGVVASRAAFLQEWNSNPDSQSVVPGYYWMHREMKAEYALQSLLDPSNRDVRNLTIPEGLTKAQTYEKIASITATSVDAVEAAAKDTDALGLPAIAKGDLEGLAGARDV
- the mltG gene encoding endolytic transglycosylase MltG, producing MTPAIVLKRMVAQTIQRLDDAGVEEGNREKVLNIASLVEREAKLDEDRPKVASVIYNRLKQDMMLQLDATLKYHLKDAGATLTADQLKSDDPYNTYTHAGLPPGPIASPGVESIDAAVNPAKTKYIFYVTVNLDTGKTKYAEDYPTFLKYKKEYQKWAKANG
- a CDS encoding shikimate dehydrogenase; this encodes MIESRRAAVLGHPIAHSLSPVLHRAAYKALGIPWHYDAVDVEAGSLEAFISQMGPEWAGLSLTMPLKVEAVPLMDFMEPMAKIVGAVNTVLVQRFADQRHLVGANTDVHGIVAALRDSGVSSAATGVIIGGGATATSAMAALGQLGVTAPVVAVRDRARAGALMRAATKMGVTVRFADLAEAPALLAATDVAVSTIPADAGAAIGAQLATASGTLLDVVYSPLVTPLGAAWGAAGGNRVGGEQMLLHQAAEQVRLMTGREAPIEDMRTAMRAVLNT
- a CDS encoding ATPase, T2SS/T4P/T4SS family, yielding MKQLGSILLESGALTEDQLMDAIDEQQSRGQTLGRTLVELGIISETQLVRALASQVGMEFVELGEYPVDRAAIALVPGAVCRRHNAIPVSMTDGVLRIAMSNPGNVVAVDDFRTLTRMPVEPVVATYDDVVQAIDRYCRADTELEGLQEEMEQDQAGAADLESLDFGSAAEDDAPIVRFVNLLITQAVQDRASDIHIEPTEADLTVRYRIDGVLHEMQRAPKAIAAGVTSRLKIMSDIDIAERRKPQDGRLSVNHQGRKIDLRVATLPTVWGEKVVMRILDNSTATLDLADLGLRENNYAAYSESFTKPYGMILVTGPTGSGKSTTLYATLNQVARPEINVITVEDPVEYRLPGINQVQVNPKAGLTFASALRSILRSDPDVVLLGEIRDHETAQIAIEAALTGHLVLSTLHTNDAPSAMTRLTEMGIEPFLVGSAVDCVVAQRLARRLCQHCSEEQEVTPDQLPKALNFPADQTVPTLRKAVGCQRCSNTGYRGRVALHEIMQVDESIERLTVGHASTAEILRAAQANGMETLLQDGWAKVQDGVTSLEELFRVVK
- a CDS encoding type IV pilus twitching motility protein PilT, coding for MTFSSEPFAGAPGVVQQPLQPAPQVAGQWAPAAPEQPVAEAPAPAQAAPAPASAAPAQPAAPAQPAAPARATAPGSRIGMSQERHDDDIDINTALRQMIALGASDLHLTAGSPPMVRLDGQLAGLSDYERLKPDGLQRSLYTILTQAQREKFEEDLELDFSHALVGESRFRVNMYRQRDAVGAVFRQIPYEIKPLEDLGIPAAVSGFAQLPRGLVLVTGPTGSGKSTTLASLIDLANRSRAAHIVTVEDPIEFLHRHKRCLVNQREVGTDTHSFGNALRHVLRQDPDIILIGELRDLETISVALTAAETGHLVFATLHTQDAAQTIDRIIDVFPAEQQGQVRTQLGTAIQGVVCQALLRRADGPGRAVAVEVMLATPAIRNLIRDGKTHQIYTALQAGASMGMQSMDQHLAELVKSGVVGYDSAREVCRSVEEFNRLCGRIGSVA
- a CDS encoding type II secretion system F family protein, which gives rise to MFPPIMINMVKAGEIGGFLDRALISLAENFEKEVALRGKIKSAMAYPIVVFVIAIVAATAMLLFIIPVFGNMFSTLGGSLPAPTRFLMALSDFLKIAIVPIILLLIVFAWWWARHKNDRKVREFLDPIKLKMPVFGNLNKKIALSRFSRNLSAMLGAGVPILQALDIVGEASGNTVVEEATKEVMDAVRKGRSITAPLQSSPVFPPMMAQMMAVGEDTGALDDMLSKIADFYDQEVESTTDQLTSLIEPLMILFVGIMVGGMVITMYLPMFSIYNQIG
- a CDS encoding prepilin-type N-terminal cleavage/methylation domain-containing protein, which translates into the protein MIARIHKSLEKKDKGFTLIELLVVIIIIGILAAIAIPVFLNQRKKAVDAGIKSDLRSIANELESYYVDNQAYPASITTSGSTITVGTGGGTVTKSNVNTTYTYTPATDRYTVKGQNSGQGTGKTYVYDSANGGLAD